In Primulina huaijiensis isolate GDHJ02 chromosome 16, ASM1229523v2, whole genome shotgun sequence, a single genomic region encodes these proteins:
- the LOC140961403 gene encoding uncharacterized protein — protein sequence MAISSSFKPITLNSGFPFFGHESNSLKTTSNFNPRVTLLSCKPPHQWRPIKSCMADQEIDMVKTKEGVYAAKAKKVVVLWDLDNKPPRGPPFEAAMALKGVAQKFGEIVDISAYANRHAFIHLPQWVVEERRERRRTDFIERKGMSTPSEPYICSVCGRKYTTNMDLRKHFRQLHERERQKKLTRMRSLKGKKRQRYKERFVDGNEKYNAAARSLLTPKVGYGLAQELKRAGVFVKTVEDKPQAADWALKRQMLHSMSRGVDWIVLVSDDSDFSEMLRKAKEARLGTVVVGDQDRALSTYADVWVPWIRVESREIKESDLELKSRGWRDLDERSEIFSFSEFDGEAHGDDRSLDELVQRMEFDGFRISAFSEGEEEYEEEDDWTGKRLYQVDNAEDQLTVGSPIQGDEDEEGDYFLDSEDELGDDAFFSYR from the coding sequence ATGGCAATCAGCAGCTCCTTTAAACCCATCACTCTCAATTCTGGATTCCCGTTTTTCGGACACGAGTCCAACTCTTTGAAAACTACCTCGAATTTCAACCCACGGGTGACTTTGTTGTCTTGCAAGCCACCGCATCAATGGCGTCCGATCAAATCTTGCATGGCGGACCAAGAAATCGACATGGTGAAGACAAAGGAAGGAGTTTACGCAGCAAAGGCCAAGAAAGTTGTTGTCTTGTGGGATTTGGACAACAAGCCCCCTCGTGGGCCGCCGTTCGAGGCGGCTATGGCTCTCAAAGGGGTAGCACAGAAATTTGGTGAAATTGTCGATATTTCAGCTTATGCCAATCGCCACGCTTTTATTCACCTCCCTCAGTGGGTAGTAGAGGAACGCCGTGAGCGTCGTCGTACGGATTTTATTGAACGAAAAGGGATGTCCACGCCCTCCGAGCCGTATATTTGCTCGGTTTGTGGGCGGAAATATACGACCAATATGGATTTGAGGAAGCATTTCCGGCAATTGCACGAGAGGGAGAGGCAGAAGAAGTTGACCAGGATGAGGAGTTTGAAGGGGAAGAAACGTCAGCGTTACAAGGAGAGATTTGTAGATGGGAATGAGAAGTACAATGCGGCGGCCCGCAGTTTGTTGACCCCCAAAGTCGGTTATGGGTTAGCTCAAGAACTGAAGAGAGCTGGGGTATTTGTTAAGACTGTCGAGGATAAGCCACAGGCCGCGGATTGGGCTTTAAAGAGGCAAATGCTGCATTCTATGAGCAGAGGTGTTGATTGGATTGTGCTGGTGTCGGATGATTCTGATTTTTCAGAGATGTTGAGGAAGGCAAAGGAAGCCAGGTTGGGGACGGTGGTGGTCGGGGATCAAGATAGAGCATTGAGTACGTATGCCGATGTTTGGGTGCCATGGATTAGGGTGGAGAGTAGGGAGATTAAGGAGAGTGATTTGGAATTGAAGAGCAGAGGATGGAGGGACTTAGATGAAAGAAGTGAGATTTTTTCGTTTAGCGAGTTTGACGGGGAAGCTCATGGTGATGACCGGAGTTTGGATGAGCTAGTTCAGAGAATGGAGTTTGATGGTTTCAGAATTTCTGCCTTTTCTGAAGGCGAGGAAGAGTACGAGGAAGAAGATGATTGGACAGGAAAAAGATTGTATCAAGTGGATAACGCTGAAGATCAGCTCACTGTTGGTAGTCCTATTCAGGGTGATGAGGATGAGGAGGGCGATTATTTTTTGGACAGCGAAGATGAATTAGGAGATGATGCATTTTTTTCATATAGATAG